The following are encoded in a window of Flavobacterium cupriresistens genomic DNA:
- a CDS encoding PASTA domain-containing protein, whose product MSLRKYLTSRVFFLQVLGAAAIIAVLGYLFMHWLTFTTDHGHEIAVPNLSKLTEEQVEAKLDELDLDYVLLDSVDYRSEFPKYSVVEQDPLPGTKVKVGRKIYIKINASGFSSVRIPDLIEKTYREAVPTLKALGLEAGTITYIPNLGKDMVLEMRYKGRNLKVGDRVLKASKIDLVLGDGKATYADDSQATDSLAVPPTETPKDEQ is encoded by the coding sequence ATGAGTTTACGTAAGTATTTAACAAGCCGTGTGTTCTTTTTGCAAGTATTAGGTGCGGCTGCTATTATTGCAGTTTTGGGTTATTTGTTTATGCATTGGTTGACTTTTACAACTGATCACGGGCATGAAATCGCTGTTCCGAATCTATCTAAACTAACCGAAGAGCAAGTAGAAGCAAAATTAGACGAGCTGGACTTAGATTATGTGCTTTTGGATAGTGTTGATTACCGAAGTGAATTTCCAAAATACAGTGTAGTGGAGCAGGATCCATTGCCTGGAACAAAGGTAAAAGTTGGTAGAAAAATATATATAAAAATTAATGCTTCCGGATTTTCGTCTGTTCGAATTCCGGATTTAATAGAAAAAACGTATCGTGAAGCAGTTCCTACGCTAAAGGCTTTAGGACTTGAAGCAGGAACAATTACCTATATTCCGAATCTTGGAAAAGATATGGTTTTGGAAATGCGTTACAAAGGAAGAAATTTAAAAGTAGGTGACCGTGTATTGAAAGCTTCTAAAATTGATTTGGTTTTAGGAGACGGAAAAGCAACGTATGCAGATGACAGTCAGGCGACAGATAGTTTAGCTGTGCCACCAACTGAAACCCCAAAAGATGAACAATAA
- a CDS encoding Na+/H+ antiporter, with protein sequence MENYSIIIFILAIVIGLSAFADKIKLPYPILLVIVGIIIGFFPSMGEIEINPEIIFLIFLPPLLYDASFNISPNDFKTNINTIGTLAITLVFVTTLGIAIVAHYLIPGMTWPLSFVLGAILSATDAVAAISITKGLKISHKTITILEGESLINDASAFVAYRFAVAAVMGSAFVIWKATLQFMLLLGGGFLVGFIMAKILAYILTKVHKNVNVTISFMLLMPFVAYLVAEHLHVSGVIAVVVLGLSIARFSNKIFPESLKNNSRTLWDIIIFLLNGLIFILIGLNFRYILKDIDNTMILPYIGYAAIITIAALLIRMGRVFLQKINLQKAFLDTKGKRKVSEHALLDFNNSIILGWSGMRGIVSLAIAIGLPKFLENGTPFPQRNAIIFISVAVVLLTLIGQGLTLPWIVKKLTPKETNRS encoded by the coding sequence ATGGAAAATTACAGCATCATCATTTTTATCCTGGCCATCGTAATTGGACTTTCTGCTTTTGCAGATAAAATTAAGTTACCCTACCCTATTTTATTGGTTATTGTTGGAATCATAATCGGCTTTTTTCCAAGCATGGGCGAAATTGAGATTAATCCCGAGATTATTTTTTTGATTTTTCTGCCTCCACTTTTATACGATGCTTCTTTTAATATTTCGCCTAATGATTTTAAAACCAATATCAATACAATTGGTACATTGGCCATTACATTAGTTTTTGTTACCACTTTAGGAATTGCCATTGTTGCCCATTACCTGATTCCCGGAATGACCTGGCCGCTTTCGTTTGTACTTGGCGCAATCCTTTCTGCCACCGATGCTGTAGCGGCAATAAGTATCACAAAAGGGCTGAAAATTTCACACAAAACCATCACAATCCTTGAGGGAGAAAGCCTTATTAACGATGCATCGGCATTTGTTGCTTACCGCTTTGCTGTGGCGGCTGTAATGGGATCTGCTTTTGTAATCTGGAAAGCTACCTTACAGTTTATGTTATTGCTTGGAGGTGGTTTTTTGGTTGGTTTTATCATGGCCAAAATTCTCGCTTACATCCTAACCAAAGTGCATAAAAATGTGAACGTTACGATTAGTTTTATGCTCTTAATGCCCTTTGTAGCCTATCTTGTTGCTGAACATCTGCACGTCTCAGGCGTTATCGCGGTAGTCGTTTTAGGATTGTCTATTGCCCGATTCAGTAATAAAATCTTCCCCGAAAGTTTAAAAAACAACTCCAGAACGCTTTGGGATATTATTATTTTTCTCCTTAACGGATTAATCTTTATTTTAATTGGTCTTAATTTCCGCTACATCCTCAAAGACATAGACAATACCATGATTTTACCTTATATTGGGTATGCTGCGATTATTACCATCGCAGCACTGTTAATTAGGATGGGAAGAGTTTTTCTGCAAAAAATAAACCTTCAAAAAGCTTTTCTAGATACAAAAGGAAAAAGAAAAGTAAGTGAACATGCACTTTTAGACTTCAACAACAGTATCATTTTGGGTTGGTCCGGTATGCGCGGTATTGTTTCGTTGGCAATCGCGATCGGATTGCCCAAATTTCTGGAAAACGGAACGCCATTCCCTCAAAGAAATGCTATTATTTTTATTTCAGTTGCGGTTGTATTATTAACCCTTATCGGACAAGGACTTACTTTGCCCTGGATTGTAAAAAAATTAACTCCAAAAGAAACGAATCGTTCTTAA
- a CDS encoding DUF1398 domain-containing protein codes for MFTIEQIKEAHSKVKSGADFPNYIQDLIILGVKGYDTFVHDGHVEYYGVNNYNVTADEKYAEIKVAPFPNKELFIEFLVKHQYGETDYITFCGHCAQCGIAKWRVDIVEMTCTYFDQSDNEILIEKIPS; via the coding sequence ATGTTTACAATCGAACAAATAAAAGAAGCGCATTCTAAAGTAAAATCGGGTGCCGATTTTCCAAACTATATACAAGACTTAATTATTCTGGGTGTTAAAGGATACGATACTTTTGTGCACGACGGTCATGTAGAATATTACGGCGTAAATAATTACAATGTGACTGCTGATGAAAAATATGCCGAAATTAAAGTTGCCCCTTTTCCGAACAAAGAACTTTTTATTGAGTTTTTGGTAAAACATCAGTATGGTGAAACCGATTATATAACATTCTGCGGCCATTGTGCGCAATGTGGTATTGCAAAATGGCGTGTTGATATAGTCGAAATGACCTGTACTTATTTTGATCAATCAGATAATGAAATCCTGATCGAAAAAATCCCAAGTTAA
- a CDS encoding mechanosensitive ion channel family protein: protein MIDYITDFRIGIFVAIIVIVTIVLGAITDRALKMFLYRKLSDKEYDATGFKFLKHLIITVIYILGFAFALIQIPEFKIIGHSFLAGAGVISIVAGLASQQALSNIVSGIFLVIFKPFRINDKITINNFVGTVEDINLRQVVLKDAENNRIIIPNSIISNQIIVNTNMHDTKCCKIIQIGIGYESDIEKALEIMKEEVSKHPLSIDNRTAEEKKKNTPLVNARVVELGASSVNIKTWAWAKNSTDGFIMYCDLLQSIKKRFDEANIDIPYPQQVVTLKK from the coding sequence ATGATTGATTATATAACAGATTTTAGGATAGGCATTTTTGTCGCTATTATAGTGATTGTAACCATCGTTTTGGGAGCCATTACAGATAGAGCCTTAAAAATGTTTCTCTATCGCAAACTCAGCGATAAAGAATACGATGCGACAGGTTTTAAGTTTTTAAAACACTTAATCATTACGGTTATTTATATTTTGGGATTTGCATTTGCCTTAATACAAATTCCGGAATTTAAAATTATCGGACATTCTTTTTTGGCAGGTGCCGGCGTTATTTCGATCGTGGCCGGTTTGGCTTCGCAACAAGCGTTAAGTAACATTGTAAGCGGTATTTTTCTTGTAATTTTTAAGCCTTTTCGAATCAATGACAAAATTACCATCAACAATTTTGTAGGTACCGTTGAAGATATAAATCTAAGACAGGTCGTTCTGAAAGATGCGGAAAACAACCGAATCATTATTCCTAATTCGATCATTAGCAATCAAATTATTGTAAACACCAACATGCACGATACCAAGTGTTGCAAAATAATCCAAATTGGTATCGGTTACGAATCGGATATCGAAAAAGCGCTGGAAATCATGAAAGAGGAAGTCAGCAAACATCCCCTTTCTATTGATAATCGAACTGCCGAAGAAAAAAAGAAAAACACGCCTTTAGTTAATGCAAGAGTAGTTGAACTCGGTGCATCAAGTGTCAATATAAAAACCTGGGCATGGGCAAAAAACTCTACGGACGGTTTTATTATGTATTGCGATTTATTGCAAAGCATCAAAAAACGTTTTGACGAGGCCAATATTGATATCCCTTATCCGCAACAGGTTGTCACGTTAAAGAAATGA
- a CDS encoding SDR family oxidoreductase translates to MIRNDLNEKVVLITGGAKNLGGLLSRNFAAKGAKVAIHYNSESTKADAEQTLEEIINKGGEAFLFQGDMTDVKNITQFFDATIAKFGGIDIAINTIGKVLKKPYVETTEEEYDSMADINSKVAYFFIQEAGKKLNDNGKINTIVTSLLAAYTGLYSTYEGMKAPVEHFTRAASKEFGNRGISVTAVAPGPMDTPFFYGQEAPEAVAYHKSASALGGLTNINDIAPLIEFLITEGWWITGQTIFANGGYTTR, encoded by the coding sequence ATGATACGAAATGATTTAAATGAAAAAGTAGTTTTAATAACAGGTGGTGCAAAAAACTTAGGTGGTTTATTAAGCCGTAATTTTGCAGCAAAGGGGGCTAAAGTGGCAATACATTACAACAGCGAAAGCACCAAAGCAGACGCCGAACAAACATTGGAAGAGATCATAAATAAAGGAGGCGAAGCATTTTTATTTCAAGGAGATATGACTGATGTTAAAAACATTACTCAATTTTTTGATGCAACAATTGCAAAATTTGGAGGTATAGACATTGCTATTAATACAATTGGCAAAGTATTAAAAAAACCTTATGTTGAAACCACAGAAGAGGAATACGATAGTATGGCAGATATAAATTCTAAAGTAGCTTATTTTTTTATTCAGGAAGCCGGGAAAAAATTAAACGACAATGGAAAAATTAATACCATCGTTACTTCCTTACTAGCTGCCTACACTGGCTTGTATTCAACCTACGAAGGAATGAAAGCACCGGTAGAACACTTCACCAGAGCTGCTTCTAAAGAATTTGGAAATAGAGGTATTTCAGTAACAGCTGTTGCTCCCGGACCTATGGATACTCCTTTCTTCTATGGGCAGGAAGCTCCTGAAGCGGTTGCCTATCATAAATCGGCATCGGCATTAGGTGGGTTAACCAACATTAATGATATTGCTCCCTTAATAGAATTTTTAATAACTGAAGGTTGGTGGATAACCGGGCAAACTATCTTTGCAAATGGTGGTTACACAACAAGATAA
- a CDS encoding sulfurtransferase, whose amino-acid sequence MSTKISPLINPNELLELHASQKIILIDARAGIGAEENYKKEHLKGAGYVDLNHDLATITTEPANGGRHPLPSFEKFSKTLSNLGIQPSSHVVIYDDKNGSNAAARFWWMLRAVGHEKVQVLNGGLQASIKSGFPISSEIEHFDTVENYPIKEWQLGLADINQVETARNNDEFIVIDVRDKNRFDGLTEPLDLIAGHIPGATNVPFSENLDENGFYHAAEILAKKYTEVLGPAKPENTIVHCGSGVTACHTLLAMDYAGIPIPKLYVGSWSEWSRNDRPMATKENN is encoded by the coding sequence ATGTCAACTAAAATTTCGCCTCTTATAAATCCCAATGAACTACTGGAATTACATGCTTCTCAAAAAATCATCCTAATAGATGCGAGAGCCGGAATCGGTGCGGAAGAAAATTATAAAAAAGAGCATTTAAAAGGTGCCGGTTACGTTGACTTAAACCACGATTTAGCCACGATCACAACCGAACCTGCAAACGGTGGAAGACATCCTTTACCTTCTTTTGAGAAATTTTCAAAAACACTATCAAACCTTGGAATTCAACCCTCAAGCCATGTTGTAATTTATGATGACAAAAACGGCTCCAATGCCGCCGCCAGATTTTGGTGGATGCTCAGAGCTGTCGGACATGAAAAAGTACAAGTTTTAAATGGTGGTTTACAGGCTTCTATCAAAAGTGGCTTTCCAATAAGTTCAGAAATTGAACATTTTGACACCGTAGAAAATTATCCGATTAAAGAATGGCAATTGGGTTTAGCGGACATAAACCAAGTTGAAACGGCTCGAAATAATGACGAATTTATCGTTATTGATGTTAGAGATAAAAATCGTTTTGATGGTCTCACAGAGCCCCTGGATTTAATCGCAGGACATATACCGGGAGCCACTAATGTTCCTTTTAGTGAAAACTTAGACGAAAATGGCTTTTATCATGCTGCTGAAATATTAGCAAAAAAATATACTGAAGTTTTAGGTCCTGCAAAACCCGAAAATACAATAGTCCATTGTGGTTCGGGCGTTACGGCTTGTCATACTTTATTAGCAATGGATTATGCCGGAATTCCGATTCCAAAATTATACGTAGGTTCCTGGAGCGAATGGTCACGTAACGATCGTCCGATGGCAACCAAAGAAAACAATTAA
- a CDS encoding D-alanine--D-alanine ligase, with the protein MKNIAIIMGGYSSEYKISLISGNVVHQYLDKTKYVGFRIHIFKEKWVYVDENEAEFPIDKNDFSVTVNGQKITFDCVFNAIHGTPGEDGLMQAYFELLNIPQSSCDYYQSALTFNKRDLLSVLKPYGIKTAISYYLNKGDVINTEEIVKKVGLPCFVKPNKAGSSFGISKVKTAAELPIAIEVAYKEDNEIIIESFLDGTEVSVGVINYKGEIKVLPITEIVSDNDFFDYEAKYEGKSQEITPARISDELTQKVAETAKRAYEVLKMKGFSRSEFIIVDNEPYMLEMNTIPGLTTESLIPQQARAAGISLEDLFTNAIELALV; encoded by the coding sequence ATGAAAAACATAGCCATCATCATGGGCGGATATTCAAGCGAATATAAAATTTCTCTTATCAGCGGAAATGTTGTGCACCAATATCTTGACAAAACAAAATACGTTGGTTTTCGTATTCATATTTTCAAAGAAAAATGGGTATATGTAGACGAAAATGAAGCTGAATTTCCAATTGATAAAAATGATTTCTCCGTAACTGTAAACGGGCAAAAAATTACTTTTGACTGTGTTTTCAATGCCATTCACGGAACTCCGGGTGAGGATGGATTAATGCAGGCTTATTTCGAATTGTTAAACATTCCACAATCTTCCTGCGATTATTACCAATCTGCACTTACCTTCAACAAACGTGATTTACTTTCGGTTTTAAAACCATACGGAATCAAAACAGCCATTTCTTATTACCTAAATAAAGGCGATGTTATCAATACCGAAGAAATTGTAAAAAAAGTAGGTTTACCTTGTTTCGTAAAACCAAACAAAGCAGGATCAAGTTTCGGAATTTCAAAAGTAAAAACCGCCGCCGAATTGCCAATTGCTATTGAGGTAGCTTATAAAGAAGACAATGAAATCATCATCGAAAGTTTCCTTGACGGAACAGAAGTTTCGGTTGGTGTAATCAATTATAAAGGTGAAATTAAAGTTTTACCAATTACAGAAATTGTATCTGATAATGATTTCTTTGATTATGAGGCCAAATACGAAGGAAAATCACAAGAAATAACACCGGCAAGAATCTCAGACGAATTAACTCAAAAAGTAGCTGAAACAGCCAAACGTGCTTACGAAGTTTTAAAAATGAAAGGTTTCTCCAGAAGCGAATTCATTATCGTAGACAACGAGCCTTATATGCTCGAAATGAACACCATTCCGGGACTAACAACAGAAAGTTTGATTCCACAGCAAGCCAGAGCAGCGGGAATCTCTCTGGAAGATTTATTCACCAATGCGATTGAGCTGGCGTTAGTTTAA
- a CDS encoding saccharopine dehydrogenase NADP-binding domain-containing protein → MKNRIAIYGAYGHTGKFIVSELYRQGYTNLILSGRDQEKLVLLNQEYPDLKIQAASIHDPKTLDDAFSGAEIIINCAGPYLDTAEPIIKSALRLGSHYIDLTAEQKPVLDIFEQFSEQAKNDKILIIPASAFYGGLADLLSTALTHDWNQIDEINVYIGLDSWHPTKGTRLTGDRNHYKRLTFKDNRLQELEASPSQEWDFKSPIGIKEVVALPLSEIITISRHLNVSSVNTYLSQNSLNDLRNDDTPEPKAVDGKNRSSQQFCVDVVATKDNQIRIITAQGQDIYSVTAPLVVEGINRILSGRVKKTGVTTMGEVYDAADFLQTLDEDDIQISAIKESQLN, encoded by the coding sequence ATGAAAAATAGAATTGCAATTTATGGTGCCTACGGACACACCGGAAAATTTATTGTCTCCGAACTTTACAGACAAGGTTATACAAATCTTATTCTTTCGGGAAGAGATCAGGAAAAATTAGTGCTTTTAAATCAAGAATATCCAGATTTAAAAATACAAGCAGCATCTATTCATGATCCGAAAACATTAGATGATGCATTTTCAGGTGCAGAAATTATTATAAACTGTGCCGGCCCTTACTTAGACACTGCAGAACCGATCATAAAATCTGCTTTGCGACTGGGCAGCCATTACATTGATTTAACGGCGGAACAAAAACCTGTTTTAGACATCTTCGAACAGTTTTCTGAACAGGCAAAAAACGATAAAATCCTCATAATTCCAGCCTCTGCTTTCTATGGCGGTTTAGCAGATTTATTGAGTACTGCCCTAACCCACGATTGGAACCAGATCGATGAAATAAATGTTTATATCGGATTGGACTCGTGGCATCCAACAAAAGGAACAAGGCTAACAGGAGACCGAAATCACTATAAAAGATTAACGTTCAAAGACAATCGTTTACAAGAACTTGAAGCAAGTCCTTCGCAAGAATGGGATTTTAAAAGTCCAATTGGGATTAAGGAAGTTGTTGCTTTGCCGCTTTCTGAAATCATTACTATTTCACGTCATTTAAATGTTAGCAGTGTTAATACTTATCTTAGTCAAAACTCTTTGAATGATCTTAGAAATGATGATACTCCGGAACCTAAAGCTGTAGACGGGAAAAACAGATCCTCACAACAATTCTGTGTTGATGTTGTTGCAACAAAAGACAACCAAATAAGAATCATTACCGCTCAGGGACAGGATATTTATTCCGTTACCGCTCCGTTGGTAGTAGAAGGAATAAATAGAATTTTGTCCGGCAGAGTAAAAAAGACCGGAGTGACAACAATGGGAGAAGTTTATGACGCAGCAGATTTTTTACAAACTTTAGATGAAGATGACATCCAAATATCAGCCATAAAAGAATCTCAACTGAATTAA
- a CDS encoding RluA family pseudouridine synthase: MNNNIENLDLEDELFEHFRFEVPKGQALLRIDKYLMNLIQNATRNKIQNAATEGNIFVNDIPVKSNYKVKPLDVVTVMLSHPPFENHILPEDLPLNIVYEDDALLLINKEPGMVVHPGHGNYTGTLVNALAHHFDNLPMNSSERPGLVHRIDKDTSGLLVVAKTEAAMTHLAKQFEAKTSEREYIALVWGNVAEEAGTIEGNLARHLKDRMQMAVFADPEIGKPAITHYKVLERFGYVTLISCKLETGRTHQIRAHLKHIGHPLFNDERYGGHLILKGTTFTKYKQFIDNCFKALPRQALHAKTLGFVHPTTGEMMRFDTELPQDFQDCIEKWRNYGKTHNMEDEEN; encoded by the coding sequence ATGAACAATAATATTGAAAATTTAGATCTGGAAGACGAATTATTCGAACATTTCAGATTTGAAGTCCCTAAAGGTCAAGCGCTCTTGCGTATTGACAAATATTTAATGAATTTGATTCAGAATGCGACTAGAAATAAAATTCAGAACGCAGCTACTGAAGGAAACATTTTTGTAAATGATATTCCGGTAAAATCAAATTATAAAGTAAAACCATTAGATGTGGTAACCGTGATGTTATCGCACCCGCCTTTTGAAAATCATATTCTTCCGGAAGATCTTCCGTTGAATATTGTTTATGAAGATGATGCTTTGTTGTTAATCAACAAGGAACCGGGGATGGTAGTACATCCGGGTCACGGAAATTACACCGGAACCTTGGTGAATGCTTTGGCACATCATTTTGATAATCTGCCAATGAATAGCAGCGAACGCCCTGGTTTGGTTCACAGAATCGACAAGGATACTTCAGGACTTTTGGTTGTAGCCAAAACTGAAGCTGCCATGACACATTTGGCAAAGCAATTTGAAGCCAAAACTTCTGAACGTGAGTATATCGCTCTTGTTTGGGGTAATGTAGCGGAAGAAGCGGGAACGATTGAAGGAAATCTGGCCCGACACTTAAAAGACCGTATGCAAATGGCTGTTTTTGCTGATCCTGAAATCGGGAAACCTGCAATTACACATTATAAAGTGTTGGAACGTTTTGGTTATGTAACGCTTATTTCTTGTAAATTGGAAACAGGCAGAACACACCAAATCCGTGCGCACCTGAAACATATAGGACATCCGTTGTTTAATGACGAACGTTACGGGGGGCATTTGATTCTGAAAGGAACCACTTTTACAAAATACAAACAATTTATAGACAATTGTTTCAAAGCATTACCACGTCAGGCGTTGCATGCTAAAACACTTGGTTTTGTGCATCCGACTACGGGAGAAATGATGCGTTTTGATACCGAATTACCGCAAGATTTTCAAGATTGTATTGAGAAATGGCGCAATTATGGAAAAACGCATAATATGGAAGACGAAGAGAATTAA
- a CDS encoding nuclear transport factor 2 family protein — MKKAILSFFTLLILISCNNQKPQNMESKNTALVKQYFEHFNNHKWKEISEMYTPTADFKDPSLGTGIVKQTRAETLKKYSELNQMFPDLTDKVIQIYPSGENNVIVEFVSSGTAEDDSTFELPICTIFTIENGLITKDFTYYDNFDE, encoded by the coding sequence ATGAAAAAAGCAATCTTAAGTTTTTTTACACTATTAATTTTAATCTCTTGTAACAACCAAAAACCGCAAAATATGGAGTCAAAAAATACAGCCTTAGTCAAACAATATTTCGAGCATTTCAACAACCACAAATGGAAAGAAATATCCGAAATGTATACCCCGACTGCCGATTTTAAAGACCCGTCACTAGGAACAGGGATTGTAAAACAAACTCGTGCCGAAACCCTAAAAAAATACAGCGAATTAAATCAGATGTTTCCGGATTTGACTGATAAAGTCATTCAGATCTATCCTTCAGGCGAAAATAATGTTATCGTTGAATTTGTGTCTTCCGGAACTGCCGAAGACGATTCAACTTTTGAACTTCCGATTTGTACCATTTTTACAATTGAAAACGGTTTGATCACAAAAGATTTTACCTACTACGACAATTTCGACGAATAA
- a CDS encoding ATP-binding cassette domain-containing protein, giving the protein MQHWDILLSNKVNKKAFIDTLLSGTIEGELAVFKDQKGILFSDMAIEKFIEKEYQYDIVEASPDSHRQLRTFSSGERKKEFLRYCINQKPDFIIFDNPFDHLDQASRVVLAESLKKLTDSIAIIQLVNRYVDVLDFVPNKAQIMDNSFALHPLSKVENHFKTLQTTSIPKAIEPHSFHESILIKMENVSVSYEERKIVDQISWTIKPGEFWQLIGPNGSGKSTILSLITGDNPKGFGQDLFLFGRKKGTGESVWDIKKQIGIFTTSMTDLFQKGHTLEQMILSGFFDSIGLYTEPTTFQKQNVAQWLEVIEMSPLKNKRFTELSIGQQRVALIVRAVLKHPPLLILDEPVEGLDDENVDLVIQLINTIKQETSVAIIYVSHRIESGLAPTSVFELVPTPTGSIGKVK; this is encoded by the coding sequence ATGCAGCATTGGGATATCCTTTTATCAAATAAAGTAAACAAAAAAGCTTTTATTGACACATTACTTTCCGGTACTATTGAAGGAGAACTGGCCGTTTTTAAAGACCAGAAAGGCATTCTTTTCTCCGACATGGCGATAGAGAAATTTATTGAAAAAGAATACCAATACGACATTGTAGAAGCTTCTCCGGATTCGCACCGACAATTGCGAACCTTTTCTTCGGGCGAGCGTAAAAAAGAGTTTCTTCGATACTGTATCAATCAAAAACCTGATTTCATCATTTTCGACAATCCTTTTGATCATTTAGATCAGGCCTCCCGTGTTGTTTTGGCGGAATCTCTAAAAAAGCTGACCGATAGTATTGCTATTATTCAATTGGTTAATCGATATGTAGATGTTCTTGATTTTGTTCCGAATAAAGCTCAAATTATGGACAATTCATTTGCCTTACATCCATTATCAAAAGTCGAAAACCATTTTAAAACGTTACAGACTACTTCAATTCCAAAAGCCATAGAACCGCATTCCTTTCACGAAAGTATATTAATAAAAATGGAAAACGTTTCGGTAAGTTATGAAGAAAGAAAAATTGTAGATCAAATCTCGTGGACCATAAAACCGGGTGAGTTCTGGCAACTTATCGGTCCTAATGGTTCCGGAAAAAGCACTATTCTTTCTTTAATTACAGGAGACAATCCAAAAGGATTTGGTCAGGATTTATTTTTATTTGGAAGAAAAAAAGGAACGGGAGAAAGTGTCTGGGACATTAAAAAACAAATCGGAATCTTCACCACTTCGATGACCGATTTGTTTCAAAAAGGCCACACTTTAGAACAAATGATACTGTCCGGATTCTTCGATTCTATCGGATTATATACAGAACCTACAACTTTTCAAAAGCAAAACGTAGCACAATGGCTTGAAGTAATCGAAATGAGTCCATTAAAAAACAAACGTTTTACAGAACTGTCAATCGGCCAGCAAAGAGTGGCGTTGATTGTTCGTGCCGTTTTAAAACATCCGCCATTATTAATTCTGGACGAACCTGTCGAAGGTTTAGACGACGAAAATGTAGATCTGGTAATTCAGCTTATCAATACCATAAAACAGGAAACCAGCGTGGCGATCATCTACGTTTCGCACCGCATCGAATCAGGCCTCGCTCCTACCTCCGTATTTGAATTGGTACCGACACCAACAGGTTCGATTGGAAAAGTAAAATAG
- a CDS encoding DoxX family protein, producing MILKIINTILMLIAIFMGLKQGYAMLTVKPEMLEIFSKWNFNRTALIINGAVTIISALLIPFPRTFVWGNFLMGAGILMIICLRLLDKDLKGVAIELPFLLLNMIIIYLQHPLSKTN from the coding sequence ATGATACTGAAAATTATTAATACCATCTTGATGCTTATTGCTATTTTTATGGGACTTAAACAAGGGTATGCAATGCTCACCGTTAAACCTGAAATGCTCGAAATATTCAGTAAATGGAACTTCAACAGAACAGCGCTAATTATAAATGGAGCCGTTACAATTATTAGTGCTTTGCTAATACCTTTTCCAAGAACATTTGTTTGGGGTAATTTTTTAATGGGAGCCGGGATCCTTATGATTATTTGTCTTCGTCTTTTAGATAAAGATTTAAAAGGTGTTGCTATTGAATTGCCTTTTCTCTTACTCAATATGATAATCATTTATCTGCAACACCCACTTTCAAAAACAAATTGA
- a CDS encoding acyl-CoA thioesterase — MVSFTKELSFRWSDLDPNFHVRHSAYYDFGAQHRIEVLEQLGLTLRIMQTEGFGPILFREECVFRKELKLSDKIFIHTKTSKMKADASRWSIIHEFRKEDDTLCAVITVDGAWMDTKLRKLATPTPQIAVDALSIFPKSEDFIAL, encoded by the coding sequence ATGGTTTCATTTACTAAAGAATTATCTTTTCGCTGGTCAGATCTTGACCCAAATTTTCACGTTCGCCATAGTGCTTATTACGATTTTGGCGCACAACATCGTATTGAAGTTTTAGAACAATTGGGGTTAACTTTAAGAATAATGCAGACAGAGGGCTTTGGTCCCATTTTATTTAGAGAAGAGTGCGTTTTTAGAAAAGAGCTAAAACTTTCAGATAAAATATTCATTCATACCAAAACCTCCAAAATGAAAGCGGATGCTTCGCGCTGGTCTATCATTCACGAATTTAGAAAGGAAGATGATACGCTTTGTGCCGTTATTACCGTTGATGGTGCCTGGATGGATACTAAATTGCGTAAATTAGCTACTCCAACTCCACAAATTGCAGTTGATGCTTTGAGTATTTTCCCGAAAAGTGAAGATTTTATAGCGCTTTAA